Genomic DNA from Sardina pilchardus chromosome 4, fSarPil1.1, whole genome shotgun sequence:
CCGACTGCATCAAATAAGAAAGTATTAACAATACAGACAATTATAAAGGAAAAACATACTCAGAACTGAaacatgaataaacaaatgtgATTTCTGTGAAGGACGGCACGCCTTCAAAACTCCATCATGACAAACCGTAGTGGATTACTATTGCCAGGGGAGCAGTAATGTTTAGACCTTTAAGCCTGTAGCCATTTTGTTGTCCTCAACTACAGTAGTTCACAACtgtctacagtacatcactgtCAACTGATTGTGATAGTCCACTCTAGAGTTGACTAGTGGCTGATGAATGTCtcaacacatgtaaacacacataatACTGACACGTGTGATGTTTGCTCAGCTTGCCACTGGTGCAGGCTCCGTCTCTGGAGATGCTGGTGCCTGCTCTGGTCCTGCTCTCTGCTAAGACAGGTGAGGGAATTacgcacacattctctctctctctcacacacacacacacacacacacacacacacacacacacacatatgcacacacacacaaacacaaacacatgcgcacacacacacaaacacacacacaaacacacgcacacgcacacacgcacaaacacgcgcgtgcacatacacacacaggcacacacacacactaattacaGAGGGGTTGTTAGATCCATCAGCTGCATCTCACACAGGCGGTCCTGATTTAGAGCAGGGACAGGATGGTTCTCTAACGCATCATTGTACGTTACCTTGGTTACCTTGGTAATGATGACAAAAAGATAATAGaagaaatagaatagaagaaaATACATTCTCTCCATCATTTTGTGATCAACAGCATATTGGGGGGCGGGCCTTGGGACATGCTGTGATCTGTGCCACTACAGTAACATCACCTTGTCTGTGTTCTCCCGGTGAccaacactgtgtgtttgtgttgccttgCAGGGAGTGAAGAGGACTGCAGGGGGCAGTATAGCGAGGCAGAGGGGTGTGACGCCCAGagcagtgcagagagagaggtaggccACTCCACTCGCCAGGAGCTGTTCACGGTGCTGAACCCCCGaatcacccctctctcccctgaaTCACCCCTCTATCCCCACCCCTCACACGGCACTccctgtagcacacacacacacacacacacacacacacacacgtataaatgtgctataaatatacacacaaaaaacaaccaCTACACACTGCATTTGATTACTTTTTATTGAAAGTAAACAGCGCATTtcgtatacagtacatgcttccAACTGTAGAAGCAGGTAGGCGAAATACGTTTTTCACTCTCCATGAAAAGGGATCAAATGTAGTGGGGTGGATTGTTTAGACTTTCATTCATGTGCTACCTGCCATCATCTGATTGAGTAATACTAGAGTAATCGTGGGTATCATGTAGCTTGTAGCTACTGTAGCATGAAGACAATGAGAATAATATGCACATGcagacacccacacattcacacacacatacacatatagggATAGAGTGCAAATGCATACTTCATTGCTGAATACtgtagctctctctgtgtgtgtgtgtgtgtgtgtgtgtgtgtgtgtgtgtgtgtgtgtgtgtgtgtgtgtgtgtgtgtgtgtgtgtgtgtgtgtgagtgtgcatgtgtgtctgtgcgcatgtgcgtgtgtgtgagggtgggtttgcatgtgtctgtgtgtgtgcatgtgtgtatgtgcatgtgtatgtgtgtgtgtgtgtgtgtgtgtgtgtgtgtgtgtgtgtgtgtgctcagctccagggcatggtggtggtgtgtgggctgctgcaggtgtgtgtgggtgtgtgtggtctgggCGGAGTGTGTTTGCGGCGCTGTGGGCCGCTGGTGCTGGCTccggtgctgtgtgtgctcgGACTGTCCGTCTACAGGGAGGCCGCGCTGCTGTGCTCGGACCACTGGGGATTCGCCTCTCTGTgagtggatgcacacacacacacacacacaaactcacacacacacacacacacacacacacacacacatacagccctcTGCAATGTTTGTTGAAGACACATGAACTTTCTtgttcacatttacagtacttTGGCCTCTAAGTTAAAATGTCTTACTTATAAGAATactttttattttagtgtttaaGCGGTTTAAGTGTAAAAACGGTCTATGtctattaagtgtgtgtgtgtgtgtgtgtttgtgtgtgtgtgcgtgcgtgcgtgcgtgcgtgcgtgcgtgcgtgcgtgtgtgtgtgtgtgtgtttgtgtctgaaggGCAGTGTTCCTCATGGTGGTTCTCTCTCAGCATCTGCGTTCCTTCACATTCTCTGGCCTTCCTGACTTTGCACAGTTATTCTGtagcatgttgtctgtaagtacacacacacacacacacacggttcacTATTACTGGCTAACACAGAAATGCTCCTCTAAAGATTAATAATTTTACTGAAatatgtttgctgtgtgtgtgtgtgtgtgtgtgtgtgtgtgtgtgtgtgtgtgtgtgtgctcatgtgtgtgtgtgtgtgtgtgtgtgtgtgtgtgtgtgtgtgaacaagtaGGTGCTGCTCCCCGTGCTggttgtgtggggtgtgtgtgctctgctggaGTTCTCGGGGCATTTGCaacttcacacactctctgacctGTTGCCTGACCCGGGAGTCCAAAACGAGACCGTTCCACTCCTGCTCaacgacacacagacacacacaattctgtccTCAGGaccgtctctcacacactccggACCACCTCCCTGGATCAGCCTCCCAcacacaggtatgtgtgtgtgtgtgtgtgtgtgtgtgtgtgtgtgtgtgtgtatctgtgtgtgcgtaagcCTCTCTCCAgatatacatgtactgtacatatacagtatatgtctctCTGTAAACCCTGTCCCCCTGAGAGGGTATAGTCAAAGATCCTCTCCGTgtcctccgctttaaccctctctggtttagTACAGTACACTGTGCAGTATAGTATGTATGCCTCTCcatttcatctttctctctcactgtgtatatgtgtgtgtgtgtgtgtgtgtgtgtgtgtgtttatgtctgagtACCTCGTTATcttcatgtacatgtgtgtgtgtatgtgtgtgtgtgtgtgtgtgtgtgtgtgtgtctggtcctcttcatgtgcatgtgcgtgtgtgtgtgtgtgtgtgtgtgtgtgtgtgtgtgtgtgtgtgtgtgtgtgtgtgtgtgtgtgtttgtgtggtcctcttcatgtgcatgtgtgtgtgtgtgtgtgtgtgtggtcctcttcatgtgtgtgtgtgtgtgtgtgtgtgtgtgtgtggtcctgttcatgtgcatgtgtgtgtgtgtgtgtgtgtgtgtgtgtgtgtgtgtgtgtgctcgtgtgtgtgtgtgtgtgtgtgtgtgtgtgtgtgtgtgtgctcatgtgtgtgtgtgtgtgtgtgtgtgtgtgctcatgtgtgtgtgtgtgtgtggtcctcttcatgtgtgtgtgtgtgtgtgtgtgtgtgtgtgtggtcctgttcatgtgcatgtgtgtgtgtgtgtgtgtgtgtgtgtgtgtgtgtgtgctcatgtgtgtgtgtgtgtgtgtgtgtgtgtgtgtgtgtgtgtgtgtgtgctcatgtgtgtgtgtgtgtgtgtgtgtgtgcgtgtgcggtcCTCTTCATGCGTGTAAGTACAGGTGTATGGCGCCCCCTGCTGTCTGGgcgtgctgctgcagctggcgtGGCGGCGGCGCTGGgctcctgctgcagctccaTGGCCGTGTACTGCCTGAGCTCTCGGCTCCTGGGGGCCCCTCAGCCCCCCGCGCACGCCTGCAACCGCGGCCTCCTCTCCGAGGGCCTCGCCTCCCTGACCGCCGCACTGCTCGGGTCACCACTAGGGGTCGCCAGCAGCACCGCCAACGCCTGCACCCTCGAGCTGAGCCAGGTGAGGGCGCCGGGGCAAAGATTGTTAAGATGGAGAATGATACTTCATCAGAAGCCACTTCCAGGAACCCGGAACGCACGGGGGGGGTCAAAATTCCCTTTTTACGCAGAGAATAGGCcgtagacttcaatggaactctGCTCTGTATGACCCCATACCAGCGCATCATTCCATGACAAGCTCAAGTCAAGGCAGTTTTATTTCCATACATAAGCCAACTCAATGTGCTTTTATAATTAATGAAAGCAATAGGGACACTCAAAAATAGAAATATTATGAAAGCAAAAGGCTCAGGTGAATAACTTATACCTGAACACTCAACTTAAACTAGGaatgtaattgttttttttgtgtacaCAATGAACACGCAACTAGGGCACTGTGAGGAGCAACTCACATTTGATTAAAGGTGTACTGGATTAGAATCAAGGACTGCCCCTTTAACGGCCACCATCTCTGTCACCTCTCAGTGTGGCTCCAGGAGGACGGTGCagctggcggccatcttgggaCTGCTGTTGAGTCTCTCCCCTAGAATAACAGTCCTCCTGTCCTCTGTCCCACTGGTCATTTATGGtgattattctctctctctctctcatctctctttctcccctgctCATTTAtggtgattctctctctctctatttctctctctctccctctctttctctgaataGCTCTCCAAAGGCATGCCAGTTCACTATCACAATAGTATACTGAAATATGCCCTTTTTAggcattgtttttgttctgttttgttatgATCCTGGGGAAAAGAGCAGAACATTTGCTAAGTATTTACTTACGACGGAAGTTTAGCAGTAAATCTAACTCTTCAAAACACCTTTCTGCTCATTTGATTGGCAGCTGTCCACGCTAACATGCTAATGGATTACGACCTCTCCTACTGTAGGTGCTATCCTGTGTGTGACCTATGCTGTCGCCACAGCAACAGGGGTGACATATTTCCAGTACGGGCACATGGACTCTGGGCGTAACATTTTCAACATCGGGTTCACCACTTTTATGGCCCTGGTTCTACCACGCTGGTTCCGTCTACAACCCGATGTTCTGTCTACAGGTAGTTCCTTCTACTTGCCTAACACtaaaaatggaaaacaaacatttgtgaTTTTACCTGAAACTGTGAGTTGATATAGTATTTGAACATGctcgttcgtgtgtgtgtgtctgctgtgtgtgtgtgtgtgtgtgtgtgtgtgtgtgtgtgtgtgtgtctgtctccatgtTTCAGGGAAGTCGAGTGCTGATGTGttcctgctgtctgtgctcACCTTGCCCATGTTGCTGATCTTCCTCATGGCGTTCGTCCTGGAGAACTCTGTCTCTGGTAAACACTAGTCCCATCTCTGGGTCTCACCTGGCTTCAAGGATATTCATATTCTGTATGTCtcaaagcaacacaatgcagttcTTATACCAGAAAATAATGCCTTCAAACCCATTCTAGTGTTACACTGGCTTGCAATACTAGAGTGAAGtctctgacattttttttttttttttttactaactAGGCGCTAAACAACAGTGAATATTGAGGTCACTGGGACATCGCTTTCAATTCTTCTTTCTATCGCTGTGTGTGGAATTCTGTAGGATTTCAGTTATCATGAATGCATCATTATGTGATGGCACTTTTCTATAGACTTGCATTGCATTTAATACAGTGGTGACGGGTGGCCCGGTGTTAGCTGGTTTTCATGCTAATTTTAACGCAGATCATGGGCATTTTTGACAATGGAAACAGTTGTTTATTGTCATTCTGTTGCTATTTCTTAGTCGTTTTTTTAATGTTCTACGCTAAAGTGAGCTAGACTAGTAGTTAGCCTATAGCTCCATtttagctataggctaactgcTCTAACCGACTTCTAGTGGATTTATGCTAAACTTTGGTAACAGTATTAGCCTGGGTTATTGCACTCAAATGGAATAGAAGGATATGTTTCCCCCTTATCTAATTGTGTGGTAGACATGCTAATATGTTCCCAAACGCTGCCGTGTTTCTGTAACTATCTCTGTGCGGCCCGCAGGTAGTCTAGAGGAGAGAGGCCTGACCAGGgtagaggggaagagggggagaccTGTGCTAGTCCTCGCCGACGGGAGACAGGACCCCTCCGAGAAGAGTGACGCCACCTATGAACCTCCCTATGCGGTCAGGAGACTGCTGGAGCTGCCATACCTGAGGGTCGTCCCTTTCTATGCCTGCAGGCCcccagagagacaggaagtgcctACAaccacacaggaaatgactaatTTACTGGATGTGTGATGATGTAATGGGAAGATGGTATGGGGAGGGGCTTTTATGGGGGAAAGGCAACTGTAAGATACAGAGGTGTGGAAGAAACAGAAATGTATATAGTGCATTACTGTAAGCCTAAGTATGAAGTTTAACGCAGCTATTTAACAGTCTGCATACattgggggagggggtgaaTGTTTTTGTGCAGAAGATATCCATATTATTCTCAGATCCATACAAGCTTGGAGTGACTGGGTTACCCATTGGCCAATCAACAAAGCAGTTTTAtagatttttgtttttccttttattTATTACTTTATAGATTTCTTGTGCTGAGTATAGCCTGCAGAACCGAGTAATGCCTAATGGAACTCACATGAGAATAAAATCAAGTCTCACTAACTTGGAGATCCACTTCATCCTCTGTGTCCTCTGAGTGCAGTACACTTGTCACCTCACCATCTACAGTACACGCTCACGtatttgctctttctttctttctttctctatttctttctttctttctttcttactttctttctttcttttgttgtcTTTCCAGTTTCTTCCCTGTTTGCTTTGAACTCTAGTGTAGATTCAGCTATGTTGTAAATCCTGCCGCTCTAACAAGCCAACACTTACAATGCTATCAATCAGATAGTGAGTTACAATACTGCTAATTAGAAGGTGACCCAAGCATGCATGGGGGACCTTGGACATGCTGTATCACCATATGGCCAGAAGATGGCGATAATGAGTGACACAGTAATGATTTTAGGGGGACTgctacacacagagataaaataatgaaaaactTTGTTCTCCTGGATATTCTAATATGTGCAATTTGTAATGCTAGGTCAGTACACTGTTGACAGATTCGGATAAGTGAATTTGGGTGTACGTTAACAGCGGGTCATACACTTAAATTTCAAAGGACAGTGTAATAGCCATGAAAAAGGTGGTTTACATAGTTGAGTATGGTGTAACACAAACAGAGAGTTGCTCTGCCAATATAAGAAGTGCAGTTTCGAATTCACTATTTGCAAATAACTGTGTTTATAGATATGTGTGTCCCTATATGTAGAAATACTTTATTGCTTTTTGAAACACCAAACGGCAAACGCTTtctgctgtgtgcttgtgttgaccTGCTGCACAGGGACGTGCTTGTGTTCCCCTGCAGGGGGCAGTAAAGCGAGACTGAGGGGTGTGAttcccagagcagagcagacagagagagagagaggtactcaCCACCAggagctgtccgtggtgctgacaGTGCCagaccacccctctctccccacccctacTCCAGCTGCACTcccgcatccacacacacaagcacacctgcCCGTCGGTGTGCAGGATACCTCACCTGGACGTTcaggtcactcacacacacactcgagtgACGCCAAGTCGATGTCCTCCGTCGATCAGTTTTCCTTTGACAAGACTGTTGCTTGGCTCTGACACCACCAACATATTAAGTAAGGGATGATGTATTGTCCGCCGCTCATTATCGAAAAATTAATCTTGACTGGGTGAACAGGACTCCGACGTAAAGCAGAAGTCATTCATgtcattcatgtgaatggaacacTATGAAGAGCTGTTGTAGAGAATGAGCATTGGAATGACCTCTGCCATAGAATCCCACACAATTGGAATGTGTTCTATCATAGAATAAGAGGAGTGTGTTCTTGTCTGGTCATCTCATTCTAAaaatacactgcacacacatctctcttcaCTTCGTTAACGTGCGCACATGTTTGTATGTCTCTTCCTTTacttaagtgtatgtgtgtgtgtgtgtgtgtgtgtgtcggtgagcTTGTCTTACTTTACATGTTTCTGGGTGCCCCTCTtctttaatgtgtgtatgtcggtgtgtgtgtgtgtgtgtttgtgtttgctggtcctttttttttgtctttgacgTGTAAGTAAAAGTGCACAGCGCCCCCTAATGGCTCCCAGTGTAACAGCAGCAGGTGCAGCGTCCTTGGAAGCCAAGGCCTGTCTCTGgctccattcacacacagtaattacctccaccaaggaggttatgttttcatcggggtttgtttgtttgtctgtctctctgtctgtttgtttgttcacaagataactcaaaatgttatggatggatttcaactAAATTTTTAGGGAAGGTCCGAAATTATCCAAGGAAGAagcacattttgggagtgaccTGTGTTACCGTCTGATTCCAGGAAGCGCTTATGATTTTGCTTGACGGACgttctgcgctctcggagtgctttccTAGTTATCTACAAATGCAGCTTCTTTCTCTTCATGTTCTTCGGCCCACAGCGAGTGAGCTTGTTCTCCTGCAGTCCATACAGACTGCACGGTGACTGACGAGACAGCTGTTAGCACTCACTGGGTTTGTTTATGTTCAACTTCATCCTGACTTCACTTACCTCATTCCCTCTGTTGTCATGGGTGAATTAGCGCTGTAAGCTAACACTTAGTCAGTTGTCTCTTTGTAATAGGTGGCTTTACTGGAAGAGGGTGTTTTAAAACAAACCGGGActatttttgaaatgtgtacgtcatacagtatattccgtAGAAGAATGGGAGTGCAATCCTTCCTTGCGGGATGACTGCGGGTGGTTTTCCTAACAGCAGGGAGAGGTGGGGTGAGCAGGGCAATTCCAGGATTTATCTAAATAAACGGTTCTTCTGCAGAGTGTCACGGGTATGGGGAATTGTGAGACATCTTTTTGAGAATGATTTATTTGACTATGTACAGTAAGAACCGGTATGAAGCGTcgttaaaataaagtgttggtTGTACTTAGGCGCTGGCTCTTAGTAATTGTTGcttaaaatgtctgaaaagcCTTTATTTGGATATCTACAGGAAACGAAGAAGAGTCAGGGTCAGAACCACACCCAGGGGTCTGACTTTGGGTCAGAACCACACCCAGGCCCCTGTGGGCAATACGGGGACCCAtatgtgttggtggtgttgtgtgtaccCCAGTGTACCTCAGTTACAAGTCAAATCTGAATGTGGTACCCTGCAGTGACTCTATGtagaagagagaaacaaacacttcACAACAATGAatttttgtatacttttttttaattttgaaaaatagaTCTTTAAATACtttgctttttaaaaacaatatatcaTTTGACATCTTTTCCTCAATAAAAAGAAGATAATGCCgtagagagtgaaaaaaaggggaggggggggtcttACTGTTAGGGGTCGGActgtacagaacacacacaaccaatgcCATCACTCGTTCCCATGGCAACAGGAAATGTCAGAGGGCTTAACGCAGGTGTTGTGTTCTTCTCATCTGGAACTTTGAACACAGGTGCGTGTGCTGTATGACTGACCAGCCAAACACACCACAACCATTAAATATATGAcaacagaagggggggggggggactatgtACACTTTCTGAATGATTTCTGACCCCTTCAATGACTATGAGAACATGAGAAATATATAAATGCATAAATATAACGTAGACCTGTAAGAACATCTCACTCGGACTCACACCGCAACTCCGGCCCGAACCCAATCCTTCCGCGATAGCAGCTGTCAGTAGAATGGAGTCAGATCCCTTGCCAGATCTGGGTCAAACCAGATTCCCTTATTTTTCCtcggaagaaaaagaaagatctggaatcctctctgttctccattCAAACCATTCCAGAATGCTCACAGCTAAAAGCTACAAGAGATTCCATGTGTCCCTTTTAACATTATAAGTGACTCATAGcaggttagcatcatagcacgAAGCATCTCCCAGTCTTTCCACTGGGAGAACTTCCACTGTAATTCTCAGAGACATGGCTTTCACCGCTGCGTAAGGCTATTTAGCATAAGGCTAAATACGGCCGGTTAACTGCATATATTACTTTTACCCTCTGGGCTGAGTAACTTGGAGTGATGCACTGTGAATGAGTATTTCCTTCATTAATCGTcatcatgtgtttgtgcatgcaaatCAGTTTacaaagagctgtgtgtgtgtgtgtgtgtgtgtgtgtgtgtgtgtgtgtgtacgtgggcgTGGGCgttgatgtgcgtgtgtgtactctatgcgtatgcttgtgtgtgtgtgcgtgtgtgtgtccgtgggcgtagatgtgcgtgcgtgtatgcatatgttgtgtgtgtgtgtgtgtgtgtgtgtgtgtgtgtgtgtgtgtgtgtgtgtgtgtgtgtgtgtgtgtttgtgtatttgtgtgagtgtgcgtgcatgtgtgtaagcaCTTTCCTTCCAGTGTAGACTATAGAATGGAAGCCTTAATCTCTAACTCTATGGGCTTCAGACGCCCACTGAGCAGCAGCTGAGTTTAAATAACATATGACCAGAGTCAGCTGCTTTTTGGTACACCCCTCtagaaaacaacaaataaacaaaaaacaacaacaacaaacacaaataaacaacagcaGTATTGAAACACATATTATGTAGTGTTACTGATAGAcccttctaaaaaaaaaaacagactgctgttagaaatcatcaatgGCGTTTTGGTACACAGAATCTCCAGTGAGCCTCTTCCCTgtgttcgtctgtgtgtgtgtgtgtgtgtgtgtgtgtgtgtgtgtgtgtgtgtgtgtgtgtgtgtgtgtgtgtgtgtgtgtgcgcttgtgtgcgcgtgtgtgtgcgcatgtgtttgtgtgtatatgtgtgtgtgtgtgtgtgtgtatatgtgtgtgtgtgtgtgtgtgtagatgtgtgtatgtgtgtatgtgtgtgtgtgtgtgtgtgtgtgtgtgtgcgtgtatatgtgtgtgtgtgtgtgtgtgtgtgtgtgtgtgtgtgtgtgtgagtggagagggACTGGTGCAGGCCTGGCTTTGATCCAGACTCAATCCAGATCTGTGTCAGGGGAGTTTCCTGAGTCAGGTGTCTGCTTGGGCcccatagtcacacacacaacatgtggcTGCCCTCTTTTCACCACATCCACAACTTGTCCCTTTTTGTCCGGTCGTTGTGTC
This window encodes:
- the slc23a3 gene encoding solute carrier family 23 member 3, which codes for MIIDGQQTDASVQDPRGPQWTSSRGVDWCPPLVLNLALALQHVLVQCSLLVLTVGMLQCGLQWTEARRGHHLASLLFSSALATLLHTCTGSRLPLVQAPSLEMLVPALVLLSAKTGSEEDCRGQYSEAEGCDAQSSAERELQGMVVVCGLLQVCVGVCGLGGVCLRRCGPLVLAPVLCVLGLSVYREAALLCSDHWGFASLAVFLMVVLSQHLRSFTFSGLPDFAQLFCSMLSVLLPVLVVWGVCALLEFSGHLQLHTLSDLLPDPGVQNETVPLLLNDTQTHTILSSGPSLTHSGPPPWISLPHTGVWRPLLSGRAAAAGVAAALGSCCSSMAVYCLSSRLLGAPQPPAHACNRGLLSEGLASLTAALLGSPLGVASSTANACTLELSQCGSRRTVQLAAILGLLLSLSPRITVLLSSVPLVIYGAILCVTYAVATATGVTYFQYGHMDSGRNIFNIGFTTFMALVLPRWFRLQPDVLSTGKSSADVFLLSVLTLPMLLIFLMAFVLENSVSGSLEERGLTRVEGKRGRPVLVLADGRQDPSEKSDATYEPPYAVRRLLELPYLRVVPFYACRPPERQEVPTTTQEMTNLLDV